The following is a genomic window from Gigantopelta aegis isolate Gae_Host chromosome 5, Gae_host_genome, whole genome shotgun sequence.
GTGGGcaatcgacaccactagagcacattgatttattggatgtcaaacgttggtaattttgacatagttttagttatgaaacccgctacattttcacattagtagcaagggatcttttatatatgcaccatcacacaaacaggatagcacataccacagcttttgatataccagtcgtggtgcactggttgaaaaagagaaatagccaaatgggcccaccgacgggaatcaaacccaaactgactgcagatcgagcgagcgctttaccactggcctacgtcccgcacGCAAAATTGTAAAGAGCTGCTTTACACCCTGAACATGGAATTAAATtacaatgaatgaaagaaatgtgacaTGTACAAAAGTGTTAGTTTGCCACACTGCATGTAGTTACCAGGACAAGGGTTGGTGTTACAGGAAACACGCTGAGTTGTGGTATCCGACCCTAAACAGAACTGTCCATTGTTCTGAGGGGGTGGGCTGTCGCAGGCACGCTTCCGGGTCATGCTTCTGAACCCTCCACCGCAATTTACTGGACAAGCTCCGACGACGCCAACACCCCAAGCTCCCCACTGGCCATT
Proteins encoded in this region:
- the LOC121373197 gene encoding thrombospondin-1-like, producing MNFPSVHGLWTPWGARVYGDCSVTCGGGQRRWTRQRFCDNPPPRFGGRDCVGSNTDSATEKCSDFPCAVNGQWGAWGVGVVGACPVNCGGGFRSMTRKRACDSPPPQNNGQFCLGSDTTTQRVSCNTNPCPGNYMQCGKLTLLYMSHFFHSL